The nucleotide window GGAAGGGTCATTCCCATCTCCTTAAAAGGGTTGTAAGGATTAACACACGCCTGCAAAATGCTGACCACAATTCGTGGCCTATAGTAGATGCTCTGTAGGCAGTGGTTAACTCAGCTGgtccgctctctctgcccctcctcctccggAGAGGGGAGCCTCCGTCTCCCAGAGCAGAGAGTGGAGTCTGCAGGGTTCTGGGAGCAGATTAGTTTCGGGTGTCACTTAATCCAGGAGGCCCTTCCGTAACCGGAGACTTCACAGGGGCAGAGGTAGTATAAATCTGCAGAAGGGGCCCAGCCCGGCTCTCAGAGGCTGCAGGATGGACAAGGGTGCCTCAGccaagctgctgctgctgctgtgggcCACCTGCTACAGACATGCAACAGCCGACCACCTGAGCGGCTACACGTCGGTCATCGAGGTGGCCAACGGGGGACCCTGGGGCGACTGGGCCTGGCCTGAGATGTGTCCCGATGGATTCTTCGCCAGCGGGTTCTCGCTCAAGGTGGGGATTCAGGCTGAGATCTCTGAGGAGGGGGAAGATGCACAtcccctcacctccccacccGCTGCTGGGGAACAGAGGATGGCAGTCTTTTAACAGGTCCTTACCCTTCTTCTCCCCACCCAGGTGGAGCCCCCCCAAGGCATTCCTGGCGACGACACTGCTTTGAACGGGATCCGACTGCACTGCTCACGCGGGAACGCGGAGCGCAACACGCAGGTGGTGGAGTCCCAGTCCGGCAGGTGCGGGACGCGGGCCAAGGGCCGCCGAGAATGGGGATACGCCCTTCCCCTgcgttacacacacacacacacacacagcctccggGCTAGAATGTCCCCCTGGGGCTGTGGGGCAGTGTCGACCTGAGGACTGGGTGGAAGACCTTCCTGGTCAGGTGACCACACCCAACGCACCCCGGGGCGCGTAGCAACTGGCGACAAGTCCCCCGTCcccggggctgggctgggaagggggcggggcaACCGCGGAAGCATCGCCTCTCCCCCGCCCTCGTAGGTGGGGCGCGTGGAGTGAGCCACAGTGGTGTCCCGGCGGTGGCTTCCTCGTGGCTTTCTCGCTTCGCGTGGAGGCACCCATGGCCCCCGGGGACAACACGGCGGCCAACAACGTGCGCTTCCGCTGCTCCGACGGCACGGAGCTGGAGGGGCCCGGCCTGGCCTGGGGCGACTTTGGAGAATGGAGTAAGGCCTGCCCCAAAGGCGTGTGCGGTTTGCAGACCAAGGTCGAGCGGCCGCGGGGCCTCCGAGACGACACCGCCCTGAACGACGTGCGTTTTTTCTGCTGTCGGAGTTGACCGGGTCGCCCGCCCCGAAGCTAGTCCCACCTCTCGCTATTAAAGCTTCTCTGTCTTGGCTTTGGTCTCCTTCGTTTCAGGGGTGGAGGAAACTGCGTCCTAGTCTTcctcccagcccaccactgggccAGGCCCAAATTCGGGTTCGGTCTGGGGAGTCCAGGCAGGCCGCTGAAAGTCACGGACCCACACAACCCAGAAAAATGCCCTTAAACACAATTTTGCGTGCAATTAAGGAAGTCCTATCTTTCTGAGGGCGTCTGCAGACACATCGCCCTGGTTAAGAGCCCAGACTGTTTCCTTTCTGAAGCACCGGTGACCTCAGATTAAGACACTTCCGCCAAATTGGGTTCTACCAAACGCTATGACAccttgagttttcattttctagggCTTACTCTAGCTTGTCTTTTCCACATTCTCCTTTTCCCTACAAAAGTCAAAGAGTGGCTTTTGATGTCGGGATTTCCAAGTTAGGACCGTCACGCTTGCTTCTCTCTTGCCGGAACCCCCTGGCTATCCGGACGGTTAGGCCGTTCACCAAATTTCCGCTTCAAATTTCACTTTCTCGGACTTCATCTTACTTTAAAAAGTCCCTCCCTCAGCCACTACCTAGCCCATTACCGGCGTGTTTTTTAAACAGGGGAGTCATCTATTGCCTTTGAAAAAACTTGCCCATCTCACTCCCCTGGAATGTGAAATTCTTTGAGCGCCTAGAACGTGCCTGTCTTGCTTACCACCGTATTCGGGGACACTCCAACGGCTCAGTAACTACGTGTTAAGAAAACTTGCGGGGACCCACAGAGGAGCGCCCCGAGGCCAGGCGTGTCTGGAGGCCCTGGGACGtcggcccccccccccgaccccccagcGCAGAGGGCGCAACCTGAGACGCGCACGCGCAGGAGAGCTCAGAGGTTTATTccagggcggggagggcgggcggCGTCCGGGAGCGAGCAGGGCGGCGGGTGGGGCCTCAGCGAGGGGCGCCCTGCGGAGAAAGACGAGGTGAGGACGCGGCCAGGGAGCCAGGGGGTCCTCGTCCCGGCTCCCCCCCGCGCCGCCCCACCTCCTTCTTCCTGCAGTCGCCGCAGAAGACGCCGAGGCTGGCGTTCACCAGCTGCACCCCGCACAGCACCAGCTCCAGGCACGACACGAACACCAGCAGCGAGAAGAGCGTCACGTTCCAGTACACCACGCGGGGCGGTTCCTCGCACGCGTCCCACAGCGTGCGGTTGCGCAAGTAGGAGcctctgggggcggggcagggtcaCGTGAGAGAGCGAGGGCACGTGGggggccctcccccagccccggccccgcgCAGGCGccgagcgggggtgggggggcggcaggCTCCTCGGTCCCCGCCGGGGTTCCCGATGCGGGTGTCAAAGGCGGGCGGCgaggggcggcgggggcgcgcgAAGCCTTACGGGACGTCTTTGAAGTGGTAGTCCCACTGGCCGTTTATTAAGCATTTGGGTCCGGTTCGGAGCCCGACTCCCGACACCGAGAGGCAGTAGATGGCGCCCAGCGTCCCGAAGGCCGAGGAGAAGACGGAGCGCAGCATCTGGATGCGGGGTGCGCGGCGCGGTGAGCGGGGCCGCGCCCGCCCCGCCGGTGCGCGCACCTTCCCTCGCCCGGCTCGAGGCTCGCGGAGAATCCGTCTCCCGGCGAGGCCCGGGGCTTGGCCTTAGCTGACCCCGCGGGCCCGCGGCCGCCGACGTCCCCGGGGCTCGCGGTCCCCACCGCAGGCCCACCGAGGCCGAAGTTGGCGGGGCGACGGAGGGGCGCGGTGGCGCCCGGGACTCCGCAGGGGAGCTCCTGTGGCTCGGGGGACCGTGGCCTCAGGTCACCAAGACCTGTGCAGAGACCGAACCCCGAATCCCGCCCTGATTTGGATCTTACCCTGCAACGATTTCCACAGCAGCCCGCGCCGCAGCAGCCCTTGCCCCCTGCGCGGACGGCGGCGATGCCGGGACACAGCACCTGTGGAGGAAGGACAGTGTGGCAGCCAGCCCCCGCCCGTTCTCAGCACCTTCCTGCCTCGGCGCTCACCTCCTCCTGGGGGGGGCTTAGGATGCCCTCAGCCCTTCGGACTGTAGGAAGACCTTCTCTCTACTGCCCCTGCAGTGCATTGGGGCTCTACCTCAATTTATCATTATTTACGTGTCTACTTATCCGTGTTCACATGGCCTCCACGAGGTAAGGCCCCATATCATGATGTCCTCTGCAAATCTTGACACACAGCAGGGGCCCTCCTGAACCGGAGTCAGGGGGCTTGGGGTTCATGCCAACACCCTCCATGAATTGATTCATCTCTCCGTCTTCCAGacccacctcacagggctgttctcaggctttatttaaaaaaaaaaaaaagtttttgggtgggagggaggggtgggtgggtgatgggtattgaggagggcacctgttgggatgagcactgggtgttgtatggaaaccaatgtgacaataaatttcataataaaaaaatattaaaaaagtttttaatgtttgtttttgaaagagagagagcgcgagcagggagggggcagagagagagacacagaatcggaagcaggctccaagctctgagctgtcagcgcagagcccgacgtggggctggaactcacggactgcgagatcatgacctgagccaaagtctgccgcttaactggctgagccacccaggcgccccgtcaggATTTATTAATGAAATAACAGGTTGTGCCTGATGTCAAGACTGGCTCAGAGTAAACGGTCACAATGACCAGAAGTCCCCTGAGCAGCAGGAAGGAATCGTGGTGTTGGAGGGTCTGGCGAGCTGGGATTATGTGGAAGGTGGAGGAGAGCTTTAGCGAATGCTCTGTATAGGAAGTGTAGGGCTCCCCAACATACCGCCCTggccttttctgtcttcctgtctccctgtGGCCTTCATCACAGAGCCCGTCCCCTCTCAGGGTGTCACCTATCGCCTGGAACAGTGCCCACCTCCAGCTTCAAATGTAACTGCTCAAGGATACGTTCATGTCAGTGTCTAGGTTTTAGCTCACCCCAGCCAGCTTCCTACTGACCTCACGATTTCCCCCCCCGGGTTCCCCCAGTTCGCCTCCCTGTGACTTTTTGTTCATTTCCATCGGTGGAAATATTCTGTAGGTCACCCAGGCTGATCAACTTGAATCCTCCACACCCAGCCAGACCTCGAGTCTTCTCGCCTTGTCCTTTAATGGTTCTTGAATCtgtctgttccttggtttgcaGGGTcagtccccagccccctccctcgaGGATGATGTTCTCAGCCTCTCTGCCAGGTTTCCATACCTCTTGTGCCTCCACGTTGCCGCGCACTCCGCCGTAATGTTGCTACCCCCAGAGTAAACGCCTCTCCACGGGTCTTGGCTCAGATCCCTCAGGGTCTCCTCAGAGAGTAGCCCATCAAGGCTGAGCTCTAGAAGGCATTCGAGGCTTCTCACTTTGGCTCTAGCCTTATCTTGTTGCACCAGGCCAAGTTCTTTGCCCAGCGCCCATCTCTGGAATTTCACAGCTGTCTGGATCTGTGCCTTGCGTGAACCAGCGTTGTGTTCCTCTCTCGGGGAGGCGCTGAGAGTTCAAGTTCTGTTGTCTCCTCCGTAGGGACCTCATAGAAACACTCGCAGAATTGGATGGGCTTCCTGTCAGgtgcttcctctctccccttcctagGCTCTTGGCAAATCTAGGGCCAGCGCTGGCCTCTTGGCTTAGCCTCTCTGGGTAAGACACTTGCTGGGAAGCTCGTAGATCCGAAGACATCTAGAATTGCCTTTGGGGTTTACCAATTTCGAATGACCTACCTGCTGgagagttttacttttttagtcagtgtttgtttctttttctcgtCCAAGCTCCTCTGTCTTAACTCTGCCTACGTCTACTCTGCCAAGAGAAGGATCTTTGTAAGCATAGAAGGAAACGCTGGGATTATAGCTCGAATCTGCTTACTTGGCCCCCGGCCCGTTCTCAGCCACTATCCACTCTCCTGGACAACTTCAGTGACCTCAGTCTGGTTCTGCTTCACCTACTGACTCCTTATTCCACAAGGGAGCcagtggtatctttttttttttttttttggagagagagaccgagcgcaagtggcagaagggcagagaaagagggagacacagaatcggaagcaggctccaggctctgagctgtcagcacaaagcacgacacagggctcgaactcatgaactgcgaggtcatgacctgagccgatgctggaaagttaaccgactgagccacccaggcgccctgccagtGGGATCTTCTCAGATCCAGCAGGGTATGGAGCTACTAAAACGCTCATATTTTGCTGATGGGAATAAAATTGGTATACGAATTTCCGAAAACGCTTTGGCAAGATCTATTAGCACTGAATACTTGCATAACTTAAGAATCAGCAGTTTCGGGGTGCTccgtcagtgaagtgtctgacttcagctcaggtcatgatctcacggtttgtgagtcaagccccacatcggcctctgctgtcaacatagagcccgcttcagatcctctgtccccacccctgccccttcccccacttgtgcactctctctctcttaaaagtaaataaacgtttaaaaaaaaagatcagcaaTCCCACCCTTAAACATCCATCCAGCAGCAGTGCGAACATAAGTTCACCTAACGACATTTACAGGAACATTTATAGCAGCGTTACTTGTAATAAACCCAAATTGGGAGCCTGTCCAAACATCCATCAACGGTAGGATGTTTAAatgaattgtggtatattcacacgCTGGAATGCACGAGAAATAACAGACTAGAACTCTCTATAATGATAGGAGGAGCCTCACAGACATATATTGAGCtggagaagccagacacaaaattaCTACACCGTGTGATTCCGTTTGTGTAAAGTGCTGAATGGGCCAAACCAGCCTGCAGGGCAGAAGTCAGCGTAGTGGGGACTCTTGTCGGTGGGGGGTAGCGCCTGGTGAGGGAGGCATGTCTGGGATTCTGGTAATGACCTGTGTCTTGGTCGGAGTGCTGGGTACATGGGCGGGTTCGCTTTGTAAAAACGCATTGAGCTGCCTACTAAGGATCTGGCCATTTAGCtgtaggacttaaaaaaaattcaaaaaaattttcgAAGGCTCAAAACAAGGTAAAACGTCCTTTACTGGTTTCCTGTtgactttataataaaaattcacGTTCCTCACAAGGGTGGACGTGCTCTGGCCGGTGCCCACGCCGGATCTCATCTCATTAAACCTCGGGTGCACTGGCCTCTCACGCAGTCAGAGGTGCAAGCTTGAGGCTGCGTACTTCCCAGTCCCCTGTCTGCAGGGCAGACTCCTCACTTTTGTCTTGTGGGTCGCAGCTCAGATGGCGTCTCATCGAGGCCTTCCTTGAAAATGCTATAAACAGGCGCCCGGCTGACTCATTCGGTAGAGttttcgactcttgatctcggggttgtgagttggagccccacgtgtggcatagagtttacttaaagtaaaaaacgaattttttttttttatataaaagtagGAGCgcctgggctcagtcggttgaacgcccggctcttagttttggctcaggtcatgtactcacggtttgtgagttcgagccccacatcgggttctgtgctgacggggtggaacctgcttgggattctctctctccccctctctctggccgtcccctgctctctctttttctctcgaaaatacataaacagtaaaagaagataaaagtgtACTCTTGCCTACAGATGAAATTTAAAGGAGATAGTAGGTgatgattaaaatgaaaacagaaaacgcTGTGAACAGTGGCATTCCGCCTGCCCTCGGAAGGAGCCCTTCAGGACAGCGTCCTGCTTTCTTTCCTCGGTGAGACCTCCGATCTGAAATCCTCCTGctcatttgtttgctttgttcGCAGACTATTAATCGAGCCCCTGTCGAGTCCAAGGCCCCGGACTAGGCACTCGGCACACAACAGGTGCCACACGGTAGCCA belongs to Acinonyx jubatus isolate Ajub_Pintada_27869175 chromosome E1, VMU_Ajub_asm_v1.0, whole genome shotgun sequence and includes:
- the VMO1 gene encoding vitelline membrane outer layer protein 1 homolog, producing MDKGASAKLLLLLWATCYRHATADHLSGYTSVIEVANGGPWGDWAWPEMCPDGFFASGFSLKVEPPQGIPGDDTALNGIRLHCSRGNAERNTQVVESQSGRWGAWSEPQWCPGGGFLVAFSLRVEAPMAPGDNTAANNVRFRCSDGTELEGPGLAWGDFGEWSKACPKGVCGLQTKVERPRGLRDDTALNDVRFFCCRS
- the TM4SF5 gene encoding transmembrane 4 L6 family member 5 isoform X1; translated protein: MCTGKCARCVGLTLIPLSLLCILANALLLVPGGKTTWTDSHLSLQVWLMAGFIGGGLMVLCPGIAAVRAGGKGCCGAGCCGNRCRMLRSVFSSAFGTLGAIYCLSVSGVGLRTGPKCLINGQWDYHFKDVPGSYLRNRTLWDACEEPPRVVYWNVTLFSLLVFVSCLELVLCGVQLVNASLGVFCGDCRKKEVGRRGGEPGRGPPGSLAASSPRLSPQGAPR
- the TM4SF5 gene encoding transmembrane 4 L6 family member 5 isoform X2 produces the protein MCTGKCARCVGLTLIPLSLLCILANALLLVPGGKTTWTDSHLSLQVWLMAGFIGGGLMVLCPGIAAVRAGGKGCCGAGCCGNRCRMLRSVFSSAFGTLGAIYCLSVSGVGLRTGPKCLINGQWDYHFKDVPGSYLRNRTLWDACEEPPRVVYWNVTLFSLLVFVSCLELVLCGVQLVNASLGVFCGDCRKKEGAPR